A section of the Sphingomonas ginsenosidivorax genome encodes:
- a CDS encoding pyridoxine 5'-phosphate synthase, which produces MTPHHADAGALRLGVNIDHVATVRNARGAGYPDPVRAALVAAAAGADGITAHLREDRRHITDDDIARLSAELSIPLNLEMAATDEMLAIALRHRPHAACIVPEKREELTTEGGLDAAGQYDRLAPLVAALRDAAIRVSLFIEPDARQIDAAIRLGAPVVELHTGRYAELDGEAQTAELRRLADAAALAAKNGVEVHAGHGLTYANVAPIAAIPQVRELNIGHFLVGEALFVGLGEAVRQMRDAMDSARG; this is translated from the coding sequence ATGACCCCCCACCACGCAGACGCGGGCGCGCTCCGACTCGGCGTCAACATCGATCACGTCGCGACGGTCCGCAACGCACGCGGCGCGGGCTATCCCGATCCGGTGCGCGCGGCGCTGGTCGCCGCCGCGGCGGGGGCGGACGGCATCACCGCGCATCTGCGCGAGGACCGGCGGCACATCACCGACGACGATATCGCGCGGCTGTCGGCGGAGTTGTCGATCCCGCTCAATCTCGAAATGGCCGCGACCGACGAGATGCTCGCGATCGCGCTGCGCCACCGCCCCCACGCCGCGTGCATCGTCCCCGAGAAGCGCGAGGAGCTGACCACCGAGGGCGGGCTCGACGCGGCCGGCCAGTACGACCGGCTCGCCCCGCTGGTCGCCGCGCTGCGCGACGCCGCGATCCGCGTCTCGCTGTTCATCGAACCCGACGCACGCCAGATCGACGCCGCGATCCGCCTCGGCGCGCCGGTGGTCGAGCTGCACACCGGGCGCTATGCCGAACTCGACGGCGAAGCGCAGACCGCCGAGCTCCGCCGCCTCGCCGACGCCGCCGCGCTGGCGGCCAAGAACGGCGTCGAGGTCCATGCCGGCCACGGCCTGACCTATGCCAATGTCGCGCCGATCGCCGCGATCCCGCAGGTCCGCGAACTCAATATCGGCCATTTCCTGGTCGGCGAGGCGCTGTTCGTCGGTCTCGGCGAGGCGGTCCGCCAGATGCGCGACGCGATGGACTCCGCGCGTGGGTAG
- the pyrE gene encoding orotate phosphoribosyltransferase, with translation MTETTINEDAVLAEFRAADALLEGHFILSSGLRSSRYLQCARVLMDPARGARLAEALVQRIPADLRAKIAAVVSPAMGGVIAGHEMARALGVEAMFLERPDGVFELRRGFRLEPGQQVLMMEDVVTTGLSSREAIAAIGRAGGVTVAAAALVDRSNGSADLGVPFFPLIRLDVPTYPADALPPELTAIPAIKPGSRAA, from the coding sequence ATGACCGAGACGACGATAAACGAAGACGCGGTCCTGGCCGAGTTCCGCGCCGCGGACGCCTTGCTCGAAGGGCATTTCATCCTGTCGTCGGGGCTGCGCAGCTCGCGCTACCTGCAATGCGCGCGCGTCCTGATGGACCCGGCGCGCGGTGCCCGGCTCGCCGAGGCGCTGGTGCAGCGCATCCCCGCCGACCTGCGGGCGAAGATCGCCGCGGTCGTCTCGCCCGCGATGGGCGGGGTGATCGCGGGGCACGAAATGGCGCGTGCGCTGGGCGTCGAGGCGATGTTCCTCGAACGTCCCGACGGCGTGTTCGAACTGCGCCGCGGCTTCCGGCTCGAACCCGGGCAGCAGGTGCTGATGATGGAGGACGTCGTCACCACGGGGCTCAGCTCGCGCGAGGCGATCGCCGCGATCGGTCGCGCCGGGGGCGTCACGGTCGCCGCCGCGGCGCTGGTCGACCGCTCGAACGGCTCCGCCGACCTGGGCGTGCCGTTCTTCCCGCTGATCCGGCTCGACGTGCCGACCTATCCCGCCGACGCGCTGCCGCCCGAACTGACGGCGATCCCCGCGATCAAGCCGGGGAGCCGGGCGGCATGA
- the coxB gene encoding cytochrome c oxidase subunit II: protein MRKMRIRGIAIAAGIALASLGGVAGQAASPATTPTTTPAPQAAAAPAGVSNTAPTTSAAPATAAPASPELAVDGAPAMAVQPHVGQPTAGVFGLQTQVTKNGVFAHWMHDSILMPTITAVCVLVLALLAWVIFRFRRGANPVPSKTSHNTFIEIIWTLAPVVILVLIAVPSIGLLQAQFKPAPSGAVTLKAIGNQWYWTYQYPDNGGFEITANMLKEKDQVGPGERARTDADGPRLLAADNRIVLPVGVPIRLITTANDVIHSWAVPAFWIKLDAIPGRLNETSFTIDKPGVYFGQCSELCGARHAFMPIAVEAVPPAQFAAWVRAKGGTMPTPGKASDKVIPQPGADGSAAKVDEAAAASNTTGPVENATTAAPATTQGATSNPAGAGNAGQ, encoded by the coding sequence ATGCGCAAAATGAGGATCCGAGGAATCGCGATCGCAGCGGGGATCGCCCTGGCGAGTCTCGGCGGCGTCGCCGGCCAGGCGGCAAGTCCCGCAACGACCCCCACAACGACCCCTGCCCCCCAGGCCGCCGCGGCCCCCGCAGGCGTCTCCAACACCGCGCCGACCACGTCGGCCGCCCCCGCGACCGCCGCACCCGCCAGCCCCGAGCTCGCGGTGGACGGCGCGCCGGCGATGGCGGTGCAGCCGCATGTCGGCCAGCCGACCGCCGGCGTCTTCGGATTGCAGACGCAGGTCACCAAGAACGGCGTGTTCGCGCACTGGATGCATGATTCGATCCTGATGCCGACGATCACCGCGGTCTGCGTGCTCGTCCTGGCGCTGCTCGCCTGGGTCATCTTCCGCTTCCGCCGCGGTGCCAATCCGGTGCCGTCGAAGACCAGCCACAACACCTTCATCGAGATCATCTGGACGCTGGCCCCGGTCGTCATCCTGGTGCTGATCGCGGTGCCGTCGATCGGGCTGCTGCAGGCGCAGTTCAAGCCCGCGCCGTCGGGTGCCGTGACGCTGAAGGCGATCGGCAACCAATGGTACTGGACCTATCAATATCCCGACAATGGCGGTTTCGAGATCACCGCCAACATGTTGAAGGAAAAGGACCAGGTCGGTCCCGGCGAGCGTGCGCGCACCGATGCCGACGGTCCCCGCCTGCTGGCGGCCGACAACCGCATCGTGCTGCCGGTCGGCGTGCCGATCCGCCTGATCACCACCGCGAACGACGTGATCCACAGCTGGGCGGTTCCCGCCTTCTGGATCAAGCTCGACGCGATCCCGGGCCGCCTCAACGAGACGAGCTTCACGATCGACAAGCCCGGCGTGTATTTCGGCCAGTGCAGCGAACTGTGCGGCGCGCGCCATGCGTTCATGCCGATCGCGGTCGAAGCGGTCCCGCCGGCGCAGTTCGCCGCCTGGGTCCGCGCCAAGGGCGGCACGATGCCGACCCCGGGCAAGGCGTCGGACAAGGTGATCCCGCAGCCCGGCGCCGATGGCTCGGCCGCCAAGGTGGACGAGGCGGCTGCCGCGTCGAACACCACCGGCCCGGTCGAGAACGCAACGACTGCAGCCCCTGCGACCACGCAGGGCGCGACCTCCAACCCGGCCGGTGCCGGCAACGCTGGACAGTGA
- the ctaD gene encoding cytochrome c oxidase subunit I, producing the protein MTDTALHPSAFVAHDTHGHHDADHKPAFFARWFMSTNHKDIGTLYLIFAIVAGIIGGGISGLMRAELAAPGIQYLGTWASLLHGGPQSLDQSLHLWNVLITAHGLIMVFFMVMPAMVGGFGNWFVPLMIGSPDMAFPRMNNVSFWLLIPAFTLLLASPFFGGAGNGWTLYAPLSTYGEPGPSTDMAILALHLAGASSILGAINFITTIFNMRAPGMTLHKMPLFVWSMLVTAFLLLLALPVLAAAITMLLTDRNFGTTFFDPAGGGDPVLYQHLFWFFGHPEVYIMILPGFGIVSQIISTFSRKPVFGYLGMAYAMVAIGVVGFVVWAHHMFTTGLSVNTKMYFTAATMIIAVPTGIKIFSWIATMWGGSMTFKTPMVWAIGFIFMFTVGGVTGVVLANGGIDDYMQDTYYVVAHFHYVLSLGAVFSLFAGFYYWFPKMSGKMYNEFLGHLHFWIFFIGVNVMFFPMHFLGLQGMPRRYPDYPDAYAMWNAVATHGYEIMAASMVVFFINLIWSLAAGKPAGDSPWGDGATTLEWTLSSPPPYHQFETLPKID; encoded by the coding sequence ATGACCGACACCGCGCTCCACCCCTCCGCGTTCGTCGCGCACGACACGCACGGCCATCACGACGCCGACCACAAGCCCGCCTTCTTCGCGCGCTGGTTCATGTCGACCAACCACAAGGACATCGGGACGCTGTACCTGATCTTCGCGATCGTCGCGGGAATCATCGGGGGCGGCATTTCCGGCCTGATGCGGGCCGAGCTGGCCGCACCGGGGATCCAGTATCTCGGCACCTGGGCCTCGCTGCTCCATGGCGGGCCGCAGAGCCTCGACCAGTCGCTCCACCTGTGGAACGTGCTGATCACCGCGCACGGCCTGATCATGGTGTTCTTCATGGTGATGCCGGCGATGGTCGGCGGGTTCGGCAACTGGTTCGTGCCGCTGATGATCGGGTCGCCCGACATGGCGTTCCCGCGGATGAACAACGTGTCGTTCTGGCTGCTCATCCCGGCCTTCACGCTGCTGCTCGCCTCGCCCTTCTTCGGCGGTGCGGGTAACGGCTGGACGCTCTATGCGCCGCTGTCGACGTACGGCGAGCCCGGGCCGTCGACCGACATGGCGATCCTGGCGCTCCATCTGGCCGGCGCGTCGTCGATCCTGGGGGCGATCAACTTCATCACCACGATCTTCAACATGCGCGCACCGGGCATGACGCTGCACAAGATGCCGCTGTTCGTGTGGTCGATGCTGGTCACCGCGTTCCTGCTGCTGCTGGCGCTGCCGGTGCTCGCGGCCGCGATCACGATGCTGCTGACCGACCGCAATTTCGGGACGACCTTCTTCGATCCGGCCGGCGGCGGCGACCCCGTCCTCTACCAGCATCTGTTCTGGTTCTTCGGCCACCCCGAAGTGTACATCATGATCCTGCCGGGCTTCGGCATCGTCAGCCAGATCATCTCGACGTTCAGCCGCAAGCCGGTGTTCGGCTATCTCGGCATGGCGTACGCGATGGTCGCGATCGGCGTGGTCGGGTTCGTCGTGTGGGCGCACCACATGTTCACGACCGGCCTCAGCGTGAACACCAAGATGTACTTCACCGCCGCGACGATGATCATCGCGGTGCCGACCGGCATCAAGATCTTCTCGTGGATCGCGACGATGTGGGGCGGGTCGATGACGTTCAAGACCCCGATGGTCTGGGCGATCGGCTTCATCTTCATGTTCACCGTCGGCGGCGTGACCGGCGTGGTGCTCGCGAACGGCGGCATCGACGATTACATGCAGGACACCTATTACGTGGTGGCGCATTTCCACTACGTGCTGTCGCTGGGTGCGGTCTTCTCGCTCTTTGCCGGGTTCTATTACTGGTTCCCGAAGATGAGCGGCAAGATGTACAACGAGTTCCTCGGACATCTGCACTTCTGGATCTTCTTCATCGGCGTGAACGTGATGTTCTTCCCGATGCACTTCCTGGGCCTGCAGGGCATGCCGCGGCGCTACCCGGACTATCCGGACGCCTACGCGATGTGGAACGCGGTCGCGACGCACGGCTACGAGATCATGGCGGCGTCGATGGTGGTGTTCTTCATCAACCTGATCTGGAGCCTGGCCGCGGGCAAGCCCGCCGGCGACAGCCCCTGGGGCGACGGTGCGACGACGCTGGAGTGGACGCTGTCCTCGCCGCCGCCGTATCACCAGTTCGAGACGCTGCCGAAGATCGACTGA
- a CDS encoding heme o synthase, which produces MTTAAPLLPPAEWRDFLALTKPRVMTLVVFTGLCGMLAAPVPIHPVIGFAAILCIALGAGAAGALNQWYEADIDAIMRRTQKRPLPGGRMDRQSALHFGVGLSAFSVLFMGFAVNLVAAAILAVSILFYVFVYTVWLKRRTPQNIVIGGAAGAFPPLIGWAAATGDVALLPVLLFLLVFLWTPPHFWALALFVKIDYANAGVPMLPVVAGERVTRTQIGLYTIPMAAAAVLPWPLGLTGPIYGVAATLLTAWFALLAVRVATRTTHVDDAMKPEKALFKYSILYLFATFGALVLDRWFA; this is translated from the coding sequence ATGACCACCGCCGCTCCCCTCCTGCCGCCGGCCGAATGGCGCGACTTCCTGGCGCTGACCAAGCCGCGGGTGATGACGCTGGTCGTCTTCACCGGGCTGTGCGGGATGCTGGCGGCACCCGTGCCGATCCACCCGGTGATCGGATTCGCGGCGATCCTGTGCATCGCGCTCGGCGCGGGCGCGGCGGGTGCGCTCAACCAGTGGTACGAGGCCGACATCGACGCGATCATGCGCCGGACGCAGAAGCGCCCGCTGCCCGGCGGCCGGATGGACCGCCAGTCGGCGCTGCATTTCGGCGTCGGCCTGAGCGCGTTCTCGGTGCTGTTCATGGGCTTTGCCGTGAACCTGGTCGCCGCCGCGATCCTCGCCGTGTCGATCCTGTTCTACGTCTTCGTCTACACCGTCTGGCTGAAGCGCCGGACGCCGCAGAACATCGTCATCGGCGGTGCGGCCGGCGCGTTTCCGCCGCTGATCGGCTGGGCGGCGGCGACCGGCGACGTCGCGCTGCTGCCGGTCCTGCTGTTCCTGCTCGTCTTCCTGTGGACGCCGCCGCATTTCTGGGCGCTCGCGCTGTTCGTGAAGATCGATTACGCCAATGCGGGCGTCCCGATGCTGCCCGTCGTCGCGGGCGAGCGCGTGACGCGGACGCAGATCGGGCTCTACACCATCCCGATGGCCGCCGCCGCGGTGCTGCCCTGGCCGCTGGGCCTGACGGGCCCGATCTACGGGGTCGCCGCGACCCTGCTCACCGCGTGGTTCGCGCTGCTCGCGGTTCGCGTGGCGACGCGCACTACCCATGTCGACGACGCGATGAAGCCGGAGAAGGCCTTGTTCAAATATTCGATCCTGTACCTGTTCGCGACGTTCGGCGCGCTCGTGCTCGACCGGTGGTTCGCATGA
- a CDS encoding cytochrome c oxidase assembly protein, whose translation MRISRTNRTALFAVIGICFMTGLAWASVPLYRLFCQVTGLNGTTQRGLVAPGATDHKIRVDFDTNVSAKLPWKFAPENPSETIDVGARDMVFFTATNTSNRPMTGTATFNVTPAQAGKYFTKIQCFCFTQQTLKAGETARMPVIFFVDPKILTDPDASDIQTITLSYTFYPVDSAKLAS comes from the coding sequence ATGAGGATCTCGCGGACCAACCGGACCGCGTTGTTCGCGGTGATCGGCATCTGTTTCATGACCGGGCTCGCCTGGGCGAGCGTGCCGCTCTACCGGCTGTTCTGCCAGGTGACCGGGCTGAACGGCACGACGCAGCGCGGTCTGGTGGCGCCGGGCGCGACCGACCACAAGATCCGCGTCGATTTCGACACCAATGTCAGCGCCAAGCTGCCCTGGAAGTTCGCGCCCGAGAATCCGTCGGAAACGATCGACGTCGGCGCGCGCGACATGGTGTTCTTCACCGCGACCAACACGTCGAACCGGCCGATGACCGGCACCGCGACGTTCAACGTGACGCCCGCCCAGGCCGGCAAGTATTTCACCAAGATCCAGTGCTTCTGCTTCACGCAGCAGACGCTGAAGGCGGGCGAGACCGCACGGATGCCGGTGATCTTCTTCGTCGATCCGAAGATCCTCACCGATCCGGACGCAAGCGACATCCAGACGATCACGCTGAGCTACACCTTTTACCCGGTGGATTCGGCGAAGCTCGCAAGCTAG
- a CDS encoding cytochrome c oxidase subunit 3, with the protein MAGAKNHDYHILPPSIWPLVGSMSALVMASGGIMWMHDAAHGGWLFLAGLAGVLFTMYSWWADVVREAHHGDHTPVVQLHFRYGMILFIASEVMFFVGWFWAFFDFSLFPTAMTFADGTVTRAVEGGAAVVAQWPPKGLEVIDPFEFPLLNTLILLTSGTTVTWAHHALIHDQRGGEKTGLWGLIGVGNRDGVLKGLWLTVILGLLFSSIQAYEYVHAPFPFKGINYGASFFMATGFHGFHVLIGTIFLIVCLVRAYKGDFTPKQHFGFEAAAWYWHFVDVVWLFLFVTVYVWGGWGAPIHAG; encoded by the coding sequence ATGGCCGGCGCCAAGAACCACGACTATCATATTCTTCCCCCCAGCATCTGGCCGCTGGTGGGCTCGATGTCCGCGCTGGTCATGGCGTCGGGCGGGATCATGTGGATGCACGATGCCGCGCATGGCGGCTGGCTGTTCCTGGCCGGCCTCGCCGGCGTGCTGTTCACGATGTACAGCTGGTGGGCCGACGTCGTCCGCGAGGCGCATCACGGCGATCATACGCCGGTCGTGCAGCTCCATTTCCGCTACGGGATGATCCTGTTCATCGCGTCCGAAGTCATGTTCTTCGTCGGCTGGTTCTGGGCGTTCTTCGACTTCTCGCTGTTCCCGACCGCGATGACGTTCGCGGACGGCACCGTCACCCGCGCCGTCGAGGGCGGTGCCGCGGTCGTCGCGCAGTGGCCCCCCAAGGGCCTGGAAGTCATCGACCCGTTCGAATTCCCGCTGCTCAACACGCTGATCCTGCTGACCAGCGGCACCACGGTGACCTGGGCGCATCATGCGCTGATCCACGACCAGCGTGGCGGCGAGAAGACCGGGCTGTGGGGCCTGATCGGCGTCGGCAACCGTGACGGCGTGCTGAAGGGGCTGTGGCTGACCGTGATCCTGGGGCTGCTGTTCAGCTCGATCCAGGCGTACGAGTATGTCCACGCGCCGTTCCCGTTCAAGGGGATCAACTATGGCGCGTCGTTCTTCATGGCGACGGGCTTCCACGGTTTCCACGTGCTGATCGGCACGATCTTCCTGATCGTCTGCCTGGTGCGCGCCTACAAGGGCGACTTCACCCCGAAGCAGCATTTCGGGTTCGAGGCGGCCGCCTGGTACTGGCATTTCGTCGACGTGGTGTGGCTGTTCCTGTTCGTGACCGTCTATGTCTGGGGCGGCTGGGGCGCACCCATCCACGCCGGCTGA
- a CDS encoding DUF983 domain-containing protein has protein sequence MTELTPDPLANAPSIVDVALKGVCPRCGKKTLFAGYARFADRCSACGLDYSGFNVGDGPAAFLTLILGAIVVAMAITLELTLHPPLWLHMLIWIPVTAGGVVLSLRAAKGALIAAEYRNAAREGRIQP, from the coding sequence ATGACTGAATTGACCCCCGACCCGCTCGCCAACGCCCCGTCGATCGTCGACGTCGCCCTCAAGGGGGTCTGCCCGCGGTGTGGCAAGAAGACGCTGTTCGCGGGGTATGCGCGGTTCGCCGATCGCTGTTCGGCGTGCGGGCTCGACTATAGCGGGTTCAACGTCGGCGACGGGCCGGCGGCGTTCCTGACCCTCATCCTGGGCGCGATCGTGGTCGCGATGGCGATCACGCTGGAGCTGACGCTGCATCCGCCCTTGTGGCTGCACATGCTGATCTGGATCCCGGTGACTGCGGGCGGCGTCGTGTTGTCGCTGCGGGCCGCCAAGGGCGCGCTGATCGCCGCCGAATATCGCAACGCCGCGCG